One segment of Anopheles stephensi strain Indian chromosome 3, UCI_ANSTEP_V1.0, whole genome shotgun sequence DNA contains the following:
- the LOC118510529 gene encoding uncharacterized protein LOC118510529 has translation MFSRLCKNTIFPTGLNQSSSTANAPAASASSNNNRSASTSATTTSRTSQSTAGTSETAPGASIATQASGGSVAVVAAAIAADRRRRRQQQQLGGRNLPSLPVLPPRSRGPIRAPEPPPPYWAHYAHRPVPAQPAAGCPTAERIGSAASSAVGRGGAGAAAAAAASGRHNAATTTDDSDTSNDRPRAHRGRSTSGDSSSTGAGGQAARGPERAEPTVRHRYNVPNQQRQRIKEHLLSQDAFCPDLVRNCKNIATDSPERQSSPAPVEYAEIGELGRNLAAVVTINDGASTSSGRTREGPAPTSTIDEQPGQPSSVADTGVSAASAATMGQNLSIRRPKISLTWVLREQSREGASALAGNDRSGHQQSTPQQSTVVQAVLKGSPVDKTSQSVTNSAGNGASVPHHNITGQTVVSGGDTANATGQPNGHASNGITPNGHNHHHHHVIVRKKSRTRSKERLFSEKYVSDNNLSEYHSEKLRSVAHANEYTIAPTAAVSSAGSNLYRKSNRKNSERLKKKDRLLLYPNGTTVDASVHHNNNNQHAVNLNKEPAYGESLKEKMAVALKNTYSEPSLYTTVSEPSASTKHRHHSRHHHRRRRERYRSQRFGYEIHNVDEFLSKCSLSSPGNIPVVLSSAATLYQTRPGSYQIEIPLPLGMVVNAVFKNQNWLYVQTPHAEEGYVAYDTCLPLGILPSNQRSSSSSKPTPCWESNKDIFPKPCGNLTDSEKEIQQLRGGTRSEGRRTPRLKRSSANSRSAVSITTCNSERDLDSLYLRTVASNQPKVADGQTQYAQLKLTTKVLNTVAPSLKSEKALAIEQLEKLICSGSGDYVHLLKQQQQHLLAKQQQYITQLRQQQQLSKADSPTIGKHLSNVPGTKVINGSNHLRIALSGITSSGPATVAGNGSVNVCAPGAAVRQTLLAITDNYCSDAVSVHKGDVVTLLACKEYQEKGLKNYRQWFFVRTRDGHEGYIPAEAAGHGFL, from the exons CGTCTACGTCGGCCACCACCACATCGCGAACATCCCAATCGACGGCTGGAACGAGCGAGACCGCACCGGGTGCATCGATAGCAACCCAGGCCAGCGGTGGTTCGGTGGCGGTTGTCGCTGCGGCCATCGCAGCCGATCGACGTCGAcgtcgtcagcagcagcagctgggcGGACGTAATCTACCATCGCTACCGGTGCTGCCACCGAGATCTCGCGGACCGATAAGGGCTCCggaaccaccgccaccgtacTGGGCACACTACGCACACCGACCGGTTCCAGCGCAACCGGCGGCGGGTTGCCCCACTGCCGAGAGAATTGGTAGTGCAGCATCGTCTGCCGTTGGTCGTGGTggtgccggtgctgctgctgctgctgctgcttctggtaGGCACAACGCAGCCACGACCACCGACGACAGTGACACCAGCAATGACAGACCGCGAGCTCATCGTGGCAGATCAACGTCCGGTGATAGCTCGTCGACTGGTGCTGGCGGACAAGCAGCAAGAGGCCCCGAACGAGCCGAACCTACGGTCCGACACCGCTACAACGTACCGAACCAGCAGAGACAACGCATTAAGGAGCATTTGCTAA GTCAGGATGCCTTTTGTCCAGATTTGGTGCGGAACTGTAAGAATATTGCCACCGACTCACCGGAACGTCAATCATCGCCCGCGCCGGTAGAGTACGCCGAGATAGGGGAGCTAGGCCGGAACCTCGCTGCAGTTGTAACCATCAACGACGGGGCATCTACATCGTCGGGCCGTACACGGGAAGGACCAGCGCCCACTTCCACTATCGACGAGCAGCCCGGTCAGCCATCTTCCGTTGCTGACACGGGTGTCAGTGCTGCGTCGGCAGCTACTATGGGTCAAAACTTGAGTATTCGTAGACCAAAGATTTCACTCACGTGGGTACTGCGGGAGCAATCGCGCGAGGGAGCATCGGCACTGGCCGGCAACGATCGTTCGGGGCATCAGCAATCAACTCCGCAACAGTCGACAGTGGTACAAGCCGTTCTGAAGGGATCACCGGTGGATAAAACGAGTCAAAGTGTAACAAACAGTGCTGGAAATGGTGCGTCTGTTCCTCACCACAACATAACCGGACAGACTGTAGTCTCTGGTGGAGATACAGCCAATGCTACAGGCCAACCAAACGGACATGCTTCCAATGGCATCACGCCCAATGGCCacaatcatcaccatcatcatgtcATCGTTCGCAAAAAGTCTAGAACGCGCAGCAAGGAGAGACTGTTTAGCGAAAAGTACGTCAGTGACAACAACCTGTCGGAGTACCATAGTGAGAAGCTGCGCAGTGTGGCACACGCGAACGAGTACACCATTGCACCAACGGCCGCCGTATCAAGCGCCGGCTCTAATCTCTACCGAAAAAGCAATCGTAAAAATAGTGAACGTTTAAAGAAGAAGGATCGACTACTGCTCTATCCGAATGGGACCACCGTAGATGCGAGTGTGcatcacaacaacaataatcaACATGCCGTTAACCTCAACAAGGAGCCCGCGTATGGCGAGAGCCTTAAAGAGAAGATGGCAGTGGCGCTTAAGAACACCTACTCCGAGCCTTCCCTGTACACGACGGTATCGGAACCGTCGGCATCTACCAAACATCGACATCACAGTAGGCATCACCACAGGCGACGGCGGGAGCGTTACCGTTCGCAACGATTCGGGTACGAAATTCACAACGTAGATGAGTTCCTGTCCAAGTGTTCCCTATCCTCGCCCGGCAACATTCCCGTAGTGTTATCGTCCGCCGCGACCCTGTACCAGACGCGGCCCGGTAGCTACCAGATCGAGATACCGCTACCACTCGGGATGGTGGTGAATGCGGTGTTCAAGAACCAGAACTGGCTGTACGTGCAGACACCTCACGCCGAGGAGGGCTATGTGGCGTACGACACCTGTCTACCGCTCGGTATATTGCCATCAAACCAAAG ATCTTCATCCAGTTCGAAGCCTACACCCTGCTGGGAATCGAACAAAGACATTTTCCCCAAACCTTGCGGAAATTTGACGGACAGCGAAAAGGAGATACAGCAGCTGCGTGGTGGAACTCGCTCGGAGGGTCGTAGAACACCACGATTGAAGCGAAGCAGTGCCAATAGTCGTAGTGCAGTCTCCATCACCACATGCAACAGTGAACGGGATCTCGATTCGTTGTACCTGCGTACGGTGGCTTCCAATCAACCGAAGGTGGCGGACGGTCAAACGCAGTACGCCCAGCTGAAGCTGACCACTAAGGTGTTGAACACGGTAGCACCCTCACTAAAGTCGGAAAAAGCGCTGGCGATTGAACAGCTTGAGAAGTTGATTTGCTCCGGAAGCGGTGACTATGTGCATCTGctgaagcagcaacagcaacacctgctggcaaaacagcaacaatacATCACACAGCtgcgtcagcagcagcaactctCCAAAGCTGACTCACCAACTATTGGCAAGCATCTTAGCAATGTTCCAGGGACCAAAGTCATCAACGGAAGCAACCATCTTCGTATTGCACTCAGTGGCATCACGAGCAGTGGACCGGCCACTGTTGCTGGGAATGGATCGGTAAACGTTTGCGCACCGGGAGCCGCTGTTCGGCAGACGCTGCTAGCCATCACGGACAACTACTGCTCGGATGCGGTTTCGGTCCATAAGGGGGACGTAGTCACGTTGCTCGCCTGCAAGGAGTATCAGGAGAAGGGTTTGAAGAACTACAGGCAGTGGTTTTTCGTACGGACGCGGGATGGACATGAAGGCTACATACCGGCCGAAGCGGCAGGGCACGGGTTTCTTTAG
- the LOC118514456 gene encoding uncharacterized protein LOC118514456, whose translation MTEPVRRELRITHPPLEPIVRDGKIREQIELESKGRREYLKKWGYITQPETTEFYDLKRNNQKLREIQQGRQQNVNLREYDGHGESFFVSKQMFKTLLDTCRCGRKRTNTHALKCLQKPKNTYEKTDDEEEDEEIEKQRRQKRGKGGSGGSRRERTDDADEGEKTVSSYIPKVPTLSSGMYGWPHNRFVAMEKTTYYVSPRYTMPGHPIVDSHPYNNIILG comes from the exons ATGACCGAACCAGTGCGTCGAGAATTGCGGATTACACATCCTCCGCTAGAGCCCATAGTTCGCGATGGAAAGAT TCGCGAACAAATCGAGCTGGAAAGTAAGGGCCGCCGGGAGTATTTGAAAAAGTGGGGCTACATCACGCAACCCGAAACGACCGAGTTCTACGATCTGAAACGCAACAACCAGAAGCTGCGAGAAATTCAGCAGGGACGCCAGCAAAATGTGAATCTGCGTGAATACGATGGACACGGGGAGTCGTTTTTCGTCTCGAAGCAGATGTTTAAAACGCTGCTCGATACGTGCCGGTGTGGCCGGAAGCGTACCAACACCCATGCGCTCAAGTGTTTGCAGAAGCCGAAAAATACGTACGAAAAGAcggacgacgaggaggaggatgaggagATAGAGAAGCAGCGCCGACAGAAGCGTGGAAAGGGTGGTTCCGGTGGAAGTCGGCGAGAGCGGACCGATGATGCGGACGAGGGTGAGAAGACTGTGAGCAGCTACATACCGAAGGTGCCGACGTTGAGCTCAG gTATGTATGGATGGCCCCATAATCGATTCGTGGCAATGGAAAAGACCACGTACTACGTATCCCCTCGTTATACTATGCCTGGCCACCCGATCGTCGACAGTCATCCGTACAACAACATAATCCTCGGATAG
- the LOC118510530 gene encoding probable nucleoporin Nup54 isoform X1: protein MPFHRVFTCSTWSKSRHENYHKEPTGRKQVNNPINSRLIGIFFPVFSTAAFGNFSFGGQTSTPAFGATATAGAAPAFGQATATSAFGATATPAFGAPAATPATGTGAFGTLGFGASTGGTTAFGAAPTSSAPSFGFGTNTAPAATPAFGGFGTATSTAATGFGAFGATTATSTSAPAFGGFGTAAQPFGSSIATTSAPSFFGGLGSTQPQASTGFGGFGTGSTFGGTTFGQPGATAGGLNFGQSAFGQQQQQQQQQQQQQLAPALSPEEAFVQSVFNVSIFGDERDTVISKWNYLQAMLGTGKSFYSHNAPPVEITPSNFLCRFKTMGYSKLPGKDNKTGLVGLTVNKTVAQIKEQQQQFINSMNQIFGNKPNITIVVENVKSINDAKVQVIIYIEEKSTISNEIKRVLATEVAGYLNQPMPKQQLSQLGIESVVALVLPEEDQLKEYLDNPPKGIDPRMWEQAKMDNPDPKRFIPVPMIGFQDLKWRIKCQENETEIHASYLAKVEKEIAELKQRHMNTTAKIAEHRRNFAELSHRILRVIVKQESTRKLGLALSPEEETIRTKLENMHALVSTPTQFRGRLSELLSQMRMQRNQWAHGNFLNEYTLDKDATQEMQSFLTMQQKAVSFLIDTIHKDMKTLKIISEGMTQLVQG from the exons ATGCCGTTCCACCGGGTGTTCACGTGTTCCACATGGAGCAAATCTAGGCACGAGAACTACCACAAGGAACCAACCGGCAGAAAGCAGGTAAATAATCCTATTAACAGTCGCTTGATTGGCATTTTCTTTCCCGTCTTCTCAACAGCGGCTTTTGGCAATTTCTCATTCGGTGGACAAACCTCCACGCCCGCATTCGGTGCCACTGCAACGGCTGGTGCAGCACCGGCGTTCGGGCAAGCAACGGCCACGTCGGCATTCGGTGCAACGGCAACGCCAGCGTTCGGAgcaccggcagccacaccgGCCACCGGTACGGGTGCATTCGGAACGCTAGGGTTCGGTGCTTCCACCGGCGGAACTACCGCGTTCGGTGCCGCCCCAACCAGTTCCGCACCTTCGTTCGGGTTCGGCACAAACACAGccccagcagcaacacccgCATTCGGTGGTTTCGGTACCGCCACGTCAACCGCGGCGACTGGTTTCGGTGCATTTGGTGCCACCActgccaccagcaccagtgcTCCAGCGTTCGGTGGCTTCGGTACAGCCGCGCAACCATTCGGATCTTCGATTGCGACCACTTCCGCACCATCGTTCTTCGGTGGCCTTGGATCGACCCAACCCCAAGCAAGCACCGGGTTCGGTGGATTCGGTACCGGGAGTACCTTTGGTGGCACAACCTTCGGGCAACCGGGAGCCACTGCCGGGGGCTTAAACTTTGGACAATCGGCCTttggtcagcagcagcagcagcagcagcagcagcaacaacagcagctcgCTCCGGCTCTTTCACCCGAGGAAGCTTTCGTGCAGTCCGTGTTCAATGTGTCCATCTTTGGCGATGAGCGGGACACGGTCATTTCGAAGTGGAACTACCTGCAGGCTATGCTCGGGACGGGCAAATCGTTCTACTCGCACAACGCACCACCGGTGGAGATTACGCCGTCGAACTTTCTGTGCCGCTTCAAGACGATGGGCTACAGCAAGCTGCCCGGGAAGGACAACAAAACGGGGCTGGTGGGACTGACGGTGAACAAAACGGTGGCACAAATAAA agaacagcagcagcagttcatCAACAGCATGAATCAAATCTTCGGTAACAAACCAAACATTACGATCGTGGTGGAAAACGTGAAGTCAATCAACGACGCGAAGGTGCAGGTCATTATCTACATCGAGGAAAAGTCCACCATCTCGAACGAGATCAAGCGCGTGCTGGCGACGGAGGTGGCGGGCTATCTGAACCAACCGATGCCCAAGCAACAGCTGTCCCAGCTTGGCATCGAATCGGTCGTTGCGTTGGTGCTGCCGGAGGAAGATCAGCTTAAGGAGTATCTCGACAACCCACCGAAAGGCATCGATCCGCGCATGTGGGAACAGGCGAAGATGGATAATCCCGACCCGAAGCGATTCATTCCCGTGCCGATGATTGGTTTTCAGGAT TTGAAATGGCGCATCAAGTGTCAGGAAAATGAGACCGAAATCCACGCCTCCTACCTAGCGAAAGTGGAGAAGGAAATTGCCGAGCTGAAGCAGCGTCACATGAACACGACCGCCAAGATTGCCGAACATCGGCGCAACTTTGCCGAGCTGAGCCACCGCATACTGCGCGTCATCGTGAAGCAGGAAAGCACGCGCAAGCTCGGACTGGCCCTATCGCCCGAAGAGGAAACGATCCGGACGAAGCTGGAAAATATGCACGCACTCGTATCCACTCCGACACAGTTCCGTGGGCGGTTGAGCGAACTGCTGTCCCAGATGCGTATGCAGCGAAACCAGTGGGCCCACGGGAACTTCCTGAACGAGTACAcgctggataaggatgccacGCAGGAGATGCAATCGTTCCTGACGATGCAACAGAAGGCGGTCTCGTTTTTGATCGACACGATACATAAGGACATGAAAACGCTGAAAATTATTAGCGAGGGCATGACGCAGCTGGTGCAGGGTTAG
- the LOC118510530 gene encoding probable nucleoporin Nup54 isoform X2 produces MSFNFGNTSALGSTSTPTKPAFGNFSFGGQTSTPAFGATATAGAAPAFGQATATSAFGATATPAFGAPAATPATGTGAFGTLGFGASTGGTTAFGAAPTSSAPSFGFGTNTAPAATPAFGGFGTATSTAATGFGAFGATTATSTSAPAFGGFGTAAQPFGSSIATTSAPSFFGGLGSTQPQASTGFGGFGTGSTFGGTTFGQPGATAGGLNFGQSAFGQQQQQQQQQQQQQLAPALSPEEAFVQSVFNVSIFGDERDTVISKWNYLQAMLGTGKSFYSHNAPPVEITPSNFLCRFKTMGYSKLPGKDNKTGLVGLTVNKTVAQIKEQQQQFINSMNQIFGNKPNITIVVENVKSINDAKVQVIIYIEEKSTISNEIKRVLATEVAGYLNQPMPKQQLSQLGIESVVALVLPEEDQLKEYLDNPPKGIDPRMWEQAKMDNPDPKRFIPVPMIGFQDLKWRIKCQENETEIHASYLAKVEKEIAELKQRHMNTTAKIAEHRRNFAELSHRILRVIVKQESTRKLGLALSPEEETIRTKLENMHALVSTPTQFRGRLSELLSQMRMQRNQWAHGNFLNEYTLDKDATQEMQSFLTMQQKAVSFLIDTIHKDMKTLKIISEGMTQLVQG; encoded by the exons ATGTCGTTCAATTTTGGAAACACATCAGCGCTCGGCTCAACGAGCACACCGACCAAGC CGGCTTTTGGCAATTTCTCATTCGGTGGACAAACCTCCACGCCCGCATTCGGTGCCACTGCAACGGCTGGTGCAGCACCGGCGTTCGGGCAAGCAACGGCCACGTCGGCATTCGGTGCAACGGCAACGCCAGCGTTCGGAgcaccggcagccacaccgGCCACCGGTACGGGTGCATTCGGAACGCTAGGGTTCGGTGCTTCCACCGGCGGAACTACCGCGTTCGGTGCCGCCCCAACCAGTTCCGCACCTTCGTTCGGGTTCGGCACAAACACAGccccagcagcaacacccgCATTCGGTGGTTTCGGTACCGCCACGTCAACCGCGGCGACTGGTTTCGGTGCATTTGGTGCCACCActgccaccagcaccagtgcTCCAGCGTTCGGTGGCTTCGGTACAGCCGCGCAACCATTCGGATCTTCGATTGCGACCACTTCCGCACCATCGTTCTTCGGTGGCCTTGGATCGACCCAACCCCAAGCAAGCACCGGGTTCGGTGGATTCGGTACCGGGAGTACCTTTGGTGGCACAACCTTCGGGCAACCGGGAGCCACTGCCGGGGGCTTAAACTTTGGACAATCGGCCTttggtcagcagcagcagcagcagcagcagcagcaacaacagcagctcgCTCCGGCTCTTTCACCCGAGGAAGCTTTCGTGCAGTCCGTGTTCAATGTGTCCATCTTTGGCGATGAGCGGGACACGGTCATTTCGAAGTGGAACTACCTGCAGGCTATGCTCGGGACGGGCAAATCGTTCTACTCGCACAACGCACCACCGGTGGAGATTACGCCGTCGAACTTTCTGTGCCGCTTCAAGACGATGGGCTACAGCAAGCTGCCCGGGAAGGACAACAAAACGGGGCTGGTGGGACTGACGGTGAACAAAACGGTGGCACAAATAAA agaacagcagcagcagttcatCAACAGCATGAATCAAATCTTCGGTAACAAACCAAACATTACGATCGTGGTGGAAAACGTGAAGTCAATCAACGACGCGAAGGTGCAGGTCATTATCTACATCGAGGAAAAGTCCACCATCTCGAACGAGATCAAGCGCGTGCTGGCGACGGAGGTGGCGGGCTATCTGAACCAACCGATGCCCAAGCAACAGCTGTCCCAGCTTGGCATCGAATCGGTCGTTGCGTTGGTGCTGCCGGAGGAAGATCAGCTTAAGGAGTATCTCGACAACCCACCGAAAGGCATCGATCCGCGCATGTGGGAACAGGCGAAGATGGATAATCCCGACCCGAAGCGATTCATTCCCGTGCCGATGATTGGTTTTCAGGAT TTGAAATGGCGCATCAAGTGTCAGGAAAATGAGACCGAAATCCACGCCTCCTACCTAGCGAAAGTGGAGAAGGAAATTGCCGAGCTGAAGCAGCGTCACATGAACACGACCGCCAAGATTGCCGAACATCGGCGCAACTTTGCCGAGCTGAGCCACCGCATACTGCGCGTCATCGTGAAGCAGGAAAGCACGCGCAAGCTCGGACTGGCCCTATCGCCCGAAGAGGAAACGATCCGGACGAAGCTGGAAAATATGCACGCACTCGTATCCACTCCGACACAGTTCCGTGGGCGGTTGAGCGAACTGCTGTCCCAGATGCGTATGCAGCGAAACCAGTGGGCCCACGGGAACTTCCTGAACGAGTACAcgctggataaggatgccacGCAGGAGATGCAATCGTTCCTGACGATGCAACAGAAGGCGGTCTCGTTTTTGATCGACACGATACATAAGGACATGAAAACGCTGAAAATTATTAGCGAGGGCATGACGCAGCTGGTGCAGGGTTAG
- the LOC118510531 gene encoding uncharacterized protein LOC118510531 yields the protein MYIKSGHRFLSDKGQIIFPGPPTRSPALYYQPSTTTTTTTTSTTTMASLPESGVSDENGNYIVPDMWQSKSSSGSDMLSDKIQMFYIYITVTITSVFIIVVLGIFGYMCYKRKGFQNIDGPQAPIETTRRRSSTHRSTRRYSRNISKEREAAACPAIAEDNPGQTLLR from the exons ATGTACATCAAATCTGGCCACCGATTTCTCAGCGATAAAGGCCAAATAATTTTCCCCGGACCGCCGACCCGCTCGCCAGCGTTGTACTATCAGCCAAGCACGACGACTAcaaccaccactaccagcACGACCACGATGGCTTCGCTGCCGGAATCGGGAGTTAGTGATGAGAATGGCAACTATATAG tGCCGGATATGTGGCAAAGCAAATCGAGCTCCGGATCAGACATGCTGTCGGATAAAATACAGATGTTCTACATCTACATCACCGTCACAATTACGTCCGTCTTCATCATAGTGGTGCTTGGCATTTTCGGGTACATGTGCTACAAGAG GAAAGGATTTCAGAACATCGATGGCCCACAGGCACCGATCGAAACGACGAGGCGAAGAAGCAGCACTCACAGATCCACCCGTCGGTATTCGAGAAACATTTCTAAAGAACGTGAAGCTGCTGCTTGTCCAGCCATCGCCGAGGACAATCCCGGGCAAACGTTACTCCGGTGA
- the LOC118514457 gene encoding uncharacterized protein LOC118514457 — translation MFHRFAIRHSCTMSRGQYSLYAARAITLSIPPRDRDTGFEEQIKVSGSCYCSNFCHSSPGTRAKLVDKTERWNGCVQRTRPDLEIRIVIANVSCGRGLCRGLGTTNVPGSSTSVTSLERQRTGEQKV, via the exons ATGTTTCACAGATTCGCCATTCGCCATTCGTGCACGATGTCGCGTGGGCAATATTCGCTTTACGCGGCTCGGGCCATCACGCTATCGATCCCACCGAGAGATCGCGACACCGGTTTTGAAGAACAGATTAAAG TTAGCGGTTCCTGCTACTGTAGCAATTTCTGCCATAGCTCACCGGGGACCAGagcaaagctagttgataaaACCGAACGGTGGAATGGCTGCGTACAGCGCACGCGGCCTGACCTTGAAATTCGCATCGTCATCGCCAACGTCAGCTGCGGTCGCGGTTTGTGCCGGGGACTGGGAACTACCAATGTGCCGGGGTCTTCAACGAGTGTGACCTCGTTGGAACGGCAGCGTACCGGAGAGCAAAAGGTGTAA
- the LOC118510534 gene encoding mitoferrin — protein sequence MNSDEYEQLPTSSVPAIMTAGAIAGVMEHCVMYPLDSVKTRMQSLTHMKAHDTITSTLRDMIKHEGLMRPFRGVMAVVAGAGPAHALYFGAYECSKEMIATVSDRDHLNYMLSATAATLVHDAVSNPADVVKQRLQMYNSPYRSILHCATQVYRTEGFRAFYRSYSTQLVMNIPYSAIQFPTYEFFQKLLNKDNKYNPPVHMVAGGVAGAAASALTTPLDVCKTLLNTQEDGAGKTRGLVEAAKKIYHTAGFMGFFKGMQARVLYQMPATAICWSTYEFFKYILSRVKKPIAGGAATGGGTSTRALVVADADDKTPTITDLRYMIPASASVSAEASPTGCSGVNSASLLIRSQEQRDGAAGGSVGGSEKGGNVPAAGLIPRGGPELPAMSGAGIYGAMSFNTMHSNDTNHLTDVRRTN from the coding sequence ATGAATTCGGACGAATATGAGCAGCTGCCGACGTCGAGTGTGCCGGCCATCATGACGGCCGGTGCGATAGCGGGCGTCATGGAGCATTGCGTGATGTACCCGCTGGACTCGGTGAAAACCCGCATGCAGTCGCTCACACACATGAAGGCGCACGACACAATCACGTCGACGCTGCGCGACATGATCAAGCACGAGGGCTTGATGCGCCCGTTCCGTGGCgtgatggcggtggtggccGGCGCCGGTCCCGCGCACGCCCTCTACTTCGGCGCGTACGAGTGCTCGAAGGAGATGATCGCGACCGTGTCCGATCGGGACCATCTGAACTATATGCTGTCGGCGACGGCCGCCACGCTCGTGCACGATGCCGTCTCGAACCCGGCGGACGTGGTGAAGCAGCGGCTACAGATGTACAACTCACCGTACAGATCGATCCTGCACTGTGCGACGCAGGTGTACCGGACGGAAGGCTTCCGGGCGTTCTACCGGTCGTACTCGACGCAGCTCGTCATGAACATACCCTACTCGGCGATCCAGTTCCCGACGTACGAGTTCTTCCAGAAGCTGCTCAACAAAGACAATAAATACAATCCCCCTGTACATATGGTGGCGGGTGGGGTGGCCGGTGCGGCCGCCTCCGCCCTTACCACCCCGCTCGACGTATGCAAGACGCTGCTAAACACGCAGGAGGACGGTGCCGGCAAAACGCGTGGTCTCGTCGAGGCGGCGAAGAAGATTTACCACACCGCCGGCTTCATGGGGTTCTTCAAGGGGATGCAAGCGCGCGTACTGTACCAGATGCCGGCGACCGCGATCTGCTGGTCTACGTACGAGTTCTTCAAGTACATCCTGTCGCGCGTGAAGAAACCGATCGCGGGCGGTGCGGCGACGGGCGGTGGAACGAGCACGCGTGCGCTGGTGGTTGCCGACGCCGACGACAAAACGCCTACGATAACTGACCTGCGGTACATGATACCGGCGAGCGCTTCCGTCAGTGCCGAAGCGTCCCCGACCGGGTGCAGCGGTGTGAACAGTGCCAGCTTGCTGATCCGAAGTCAGGAGCAGCGGGACGGTGCGGCCGGCGGTTCGGTTGGTGGCAGCGAGAAGGGTGGCAACGTGCCGGCGGCCGGGTTGATACCGCGCGGTGGCCCCGAACTGCCGGCCATGTCCGGTGCCGGTATCTACGGGGCGATGAGCTTCAACACGATGCACTCGAATGATACGAACCACCTTACCGACGTCCGAAGGACGAACTAA